The DNA window CCTCTTCTCTTTCCGAGAAACTTTGTGAACTCAAATAGTAGCTCACTTGTGCTCCATCCAATCCCTGTCGCCCAGAGGATTATGCTCATCTTTTCAATGTCTTCCTGACTATAAAATGACTCTGGGGCAATCTGTTTTAATATACTAACCGAGCACTCCAAAAACTTTGGATCCACATATAGAAAATTGTCCTCTTTTTCGGTTGAGGCTACTGAAAGATCTTCATATAGCCTAAGCCAGTAGTAGTTTGGTCTCTTACCTTTTGTGGCAGAGATGTATCCAAGCCTTTCCAGCTTTTTTAATCTTCGCCTTATTGTAGATTCGCTTTTAGATAAAATCTTAGCCAATATTGGGACTTTAATGAAAGTACGCTCAGCGGTTATCTTGAGTATCTGGTAATCTAACTTGTCTAATTCTGCTAGGTGTTGTCCATAGGATGCTAAATAGGTTGCAGATTCCGTGCCCCATAGATACCCTAAAAATTCTTTATCCACCAATAGCTTCTGAGTTAGGTACCTGTAGTCTTCAACCGGATCCCACCTAGGGGATATTCTCATAAAGGCCATGATAGCGCCCAGGATTCCAGATGCTATGTTAAGCCTCTCCCGGAGGGCATCTAGCTTTTTCAGAACTAAATTAGGATGTAGTTCGTTTCTTGAAATTTCTACTTTGTCTCTAACTATTACTTCCAGTTTAGGATCTCTGTGGGGATACAATTTTGAGGTGTACAACTTTAATCTGAACTCATGACCTTTCCAAATTATATCAACAACGTTACCATGCTCATCTAGACTGTTAACGTCTCCCTCGCTGATAACATGCTGACGTATCCCATTTCTTTCTCTCAATTCATTTAAGAGCCTGTTCATCTTTAAGAGATTGTCTACAGTTCTACCATCTTTATCTATAGTGTATCTGGGAAACCTCACGTAGAGTTCAGGAGTTAATAATTTGATTCTTTTGAGTCTGTAAGTATAATCTATAGGTCTGTTTGGAAGGTCTCTAATAGCGTTAAGGATGTCAAGGGGATAATAAGTATCATAGCGATCAATTCTCATTGTCGATTTTATATATCCCGCTCTCGTATATGTGGTGTCTATTGTGTTCTTGTATATGAGCCCCACGGTTACTGTCCATTGAGGACGTTCCTTCCATGGATCCTGGTCATTTTTGAAACCTTTTATGATGACTGGAAGTATTCCGATCGAGTCTTTCATCCAGTTTGACTTATAGACTGAGGTTGGAGGAGCCTCCAAAACAATCTGGAGCTCTCCCGTCTTTGGTTTCTTTAGGAATAAATAGTACTTTTTCCCGTTTTTTCTTGTCTCACCTATATATCTCCACTGCTCTATCTCTCTTATCTTATCCCGGCTGTTTATCACATTCCGAACTAGAGCCTTGATTAGATGCCTGCTTAGAAATTCCAAGACATCATATATGTATGTGCTAGAGTATGAGAAATATACTACAAAATGGTGCCTAACGGCGGAATAATGAGACTGTAATCCAAAATGAGAGCTATTGATTGATGATATTTTGTTGTATTCATTGGCAGGGACAAAATTTATAGTGTCCTCTAACCTAGTCATTCCCGGGTATTCCCCATTATTCAATTGGAGCTATTATCTGGAGAGTTTCAATCTTCTTTTATTTTCACAACCGCATTCTTCTCAATCCACATCCTGAGTGCCTCGGTGACTGCAATCCCTAATGCTCCCTTCTTTGATCCGTATCTCCTTCCAACCGCGAGCCTAAATTCCTCATCCAGCTCGTCTGGGATTAGAACATGCAGTTGCCTCATTACTACATTACCTCGTTCAAGTTCTTGTGATAGTGTACACGAGTTCTTATGTAATTATGTAGACTTGCAAGTTTATAAACTTTGAGAAATGGACGTTTTTTATGCTCTTATACTATATAAAGTTTTCAATTTAGATTCTGGCCACTTTAAGAGCTTTTTATCTCGTAAACGTTTGTTTGTCCCCTTTTGGGTATCTCACGACATGAAAAGGTAGTGGTCAAAAGCAAGATCCAATAATTATTTAATTAATTAGAGCATAGAAATTATGCAGATCAATTACTCATGGATATAAAAACAACTGGGGTGGCAGATAATGAAAAGGGAGGAAATTAAAGAGATTATTGGGGTGCTTTACGGACTCATGGAGCCGGGAGAATTGAAACTAAAATGCGTTAAGGTGACTCCTGGAATAAATGCTCTACTGGATATTTTAGCTTCAGGATGGTACCCTAAGGACCCAGCCCAAGAACAGATAGTTTATACCCTTGAAGATCTGCTGGTCCTAGGGCATATCCTTAATTTAATTGAAACCCCTGAAGAGCTAGAGAGTGCTCTCGAAGAGATTTTAGAGCATAAAGAAGCAAGAAAGAACTGGATTCACCGGCTGAACAAATACAGGAAAGATAGGAGGCGGGACAAGATTCTCCAAAGATATGAAAATGTGCTTAACACAATCCTATCTAGGTGGAGAATTGACATTAAGGTTCCATGGACTAAAGTGCCTATTCCCGCTGTGGTCTTTGTTGACGCTTTGAAAACACTGAACAAGGATTCCCGGACTGTAAAGAAAAGTCTGCTGGAATTTGAGTCTTTGGGATTAATCAAAATTAAAGCCTGCACATCACTCAACTTGGACTCGTGTACCGATATATCAACGCTGGCTAGGAAACTTACTGAAACATTTCACAGAACCCGCAATAAGAAGAAAGCTGAAGAGGAGATATCTCGCATATTGATAGACACAGGGCTTTCTGAAGTTTCTCCTTCATTATTGGCCAAAACCTTGGACATCCTCAAAGAAAAGGACCGGCCTCTGGAGGAAAAATACCAGCTTCTTCTCGATGAAATGGTAACTGCCATCTCAACGTCGAGGGTCTACTCTCCCACTATAATAATAGAGCTCCTCATACTTCCGCTCCAAACTACTGAAAAAGCCTTAGATGAAGCCACAATCAAAGAGATTATTGGGGATATTTACCGCTCTAAGAATGTCCCACCTGAAGAGTGATAACTTTTTATTTTTCCTGCTCCTTAATTGGGGCGGTGGATGTTAAGTGGACCTGGTTAGGAAATACAAGCTCTTTTATGCTCTCATGAACGTTGGATTCGTAGGAAACATTCTCGTCATCTACTACCTAACCAAAGGCTTCAACTACGCCCAAATAGGCACAGCAATGGCCATAGCAACCATCGGAACATTCCTCTTCGAAGTCCCAACCGGAGTCGTAGGAGACAAAATAAGCAGAAAAACCAGCGTCCTCACAGGCCTCGCCCTCTACCCAATCGGCACGATAATACTCATATTCCTCAAAAACTTCCCAATGCTCATCGCCTACTCAATAATAACACCCCTCGCAGTCGCATTCATCAGCGGAAGCCTCCAAGCATGGCTATACGACAACCTCAAACACCTCGGCAGAGAAAAAGAATATAGACAACTCATGAAAGACATCAAAACCATAACCCTACCCCTCTCCGCCCTCACAGTAGCCATCGGCGGAATCCTCGCCCAACTCTACGGCTTCACCCTACCCTTAATCCTAACCCTAATCCTCGAAATAGCCACGCTCATAGTCGCCTACACAATCCCAGAATACGAATTCCAGAAACCCGAACGCTCCTATCTAAGCCACACCCTCCAGTCCTTCCGAGAAATCCGCCGGCCAGAACTCCTCTGGCTCATAATCCTCTCCATAACCGTCGTCATGGCCACCAACCAATTCCGCCAATTCTTCGAACCCTACTTAGGCGACATACTCGCCAAAATCCTCAAAACTACGCTCGTAGGAACGCTCGGCATTCTCGCAGTCATAGAGGCCGTTGTCAAAGTCCTGCCCAAACTCATCGGAATCCGGCTCAGGGACAAATGGAGCGTCAAAGCCTACTCCCTCGCCCCAGTAATCGTCCCAGTAATGACAGCCCTCTCGGTAGTTTACCAGAACCCGCTCTGGATAATCGCCTTGGGAATCCTCGTTACGATAATACACACGGCCTTCGGCTTCAACCTTGGAATAGAACTCCAGCACAGGATTCCGAGCGAAAAGAGAGCCACAATAATGTCAATCTACTCAATGGTCTCCGCCTTGGCAATGGGTGTCTTCTACTTCATCTACGGTTTCGTCGTGGACTGGCTGGGACTGGCAGAGGCGAGGCTACTCTTCGCCCTAATCCTTCTCGGTGCGGGAGTCTCATTGAAGGCTGGAGAACTCTTAGGCCCGCTCAGAGACGTTCTAAAGCTCAAACACATGGAAGCTATGATCAAATAAACTTTGATTGGGCTTTGTTTTTGTTTTAATTTAATCTTGTATCTTGCTTTGGATGATATCCGAGGAATCTGTGCATCTCCCAGCTAAGTCATCCAGCTGAAAGCATGAGGTACTTAATTTCCAAAACCTTTATATTCAAAAATTCTCATTTTTATCCAGTTATATTGTGATTATGGTGAGAAAATATGAATACCACAGAGGTCTTAAGAAGGCTCTCCGAACTGGGGGATGTCTTCACCAAGAAGGAGGCCCAAGAGAAGCTTGGCATAACTACAAGACAGCTAAACTACTACCTTAACATGCTCCTCAGAGAGGGATTTCTTCGGAGAATCGCCAAGGGCATCTATACCCTCTCCCTAGAACCTGGAAGGGCCTCTTCGCCTCACGAGTTCCTTTTGGGCCAGTTGTTGGTGCCTAACGGGGCAGTTGCATACTGGTCCGCCCTCAACTACTACGGATTGACTGAGCAGATTCCAAGAACGGTTTTCATCCAAACTCCAGTAAAGAGAGGCTATCAGAAGCTCATAGTACTCGACGGTAAGAGGTTTAAGGTAGTCGTAGTCAGCCCCGAGAAGTTTTTTGGAATCGGTACTATACGTCTTGGACGCAGGGAGGTTCGGATAACAGATCCAGAAAAGACGATAGTGGACTGCCTGGACAAGCCTAAGTACTGTGGGGGAATAATCGAGGTCGTTAAGGCTCTCAAGAACGCGAGGCTGGATTATGAAAAGTTGCTGGAATATGCTGAACGGATGAAGAGCAAGGCCATCCTGAAGCGTTTGGGATTTTTAAGTGAGAAGCTGGGGCTTGGGATTGAGAAGGAAATCAGACTTTCTGAAAATGATAAGAAGAGCTTTGCACTCCTCGACCCCTCAATGCCTCAGGAAGGCCGCTTTAACTATCGGTGGGGCCTGAGAATCAACGTTCCGGAGGATTATTGGGAGGAGGTAGAATGATTGAAGACGAGATAAAGGCCCTAAGTTCTGAGCTTGGGGTTCCGGTTTCCACTGTTGAAAAAGACTATGCTATAAGCTGGATGCTCTACGGACTCTGGAAATCAAAGTTTTGGAGGATAT is part of the Thermococcus sp. 21S7 genome and encodes:
- a CDS encoding winged helix-turn-helix domain-containing protein codes for the protein MTRLEDTINFVPANEYNKISSINSSHFGLQSHYSAVRHHFVVYFSYSSTYIYDVLEFLSRHLIKALVRNVINSRDKIREIEQWRYIGETRKNGKKYYLFLKKPKTGELQIVLEAPPTSVYKSNWMKDSIGILPVIIKGFKNDQDPWKERPQWTVTVGLIYKNTIDTTYTRAGYIKSTMRIDRYDTYYPLDILNAIRDLPNRPIDYTYRLKRIKLLTPELYVRFPRYTIDKDGRTVDNLLKMNRLLNELRERNGIRQHVISEGDVNSLDEHGNVVDIIWKGHEFRLKLYTSKLYPHRDPKLEVIVRDKVEISRNELHPNLVLKKLDALRERLNIASGILGAIMAFMRISPRWDPVEDYRYLTQKLLVDKEFLGYLWGTESATYLASYGQHLAELDKLDYQILKITAERTFIKVPILAKILSKSESTIRRRLKKLERLGYISATKGKRPNYYWLRLYEDLSVASTEKEDNFLYVDPKFLECSVSILKQIAPESFYSQEDIEKMSIILWATGIGWSTSELLFEFTKFLGKRRGLKKLSKKTITRYLKFLTNIGLVTVEKFNVGKKRVKRYVLIDKTLKACLKDLDYYRVFGI
- a CDS encoding MFS transporter, translating into MDLVRKYKLFYALMNVGFVGNILVIYYLTKGFNYAQIGTAMAIATIGTFLFEVPTGVVGDKISRKTSVLTGLALYPIGTIILIFLKNFPMLIAYSIITPLAVAFISGSLQAWLYDNLKHLGREKEYRQLMKDIKTITLPLSALTVAIGGILAQLYGFTLPLILTLILEIATLIVAYTIPEYEFQKPERSYLSHTLQSFREIRRPELLWLIILSITVVMATNQFRQFFEPYLGDILAKILKTTLVGTLGILAVIEAVVKVLPKLIGIRLRDKWSVKAYSLAPVIVPVMTALSVVYQNPLWIIALGILVTIIHTAFGFNLGIELQHRIPSEKRATIMSIYSMVSALAMGVFYFIYGFVVDWLGLAEARLLFALILLGAGVSLKAGELLGPLRDVLKLKHMEAMIK
- a CDS encoding type IV toxin-antitoxin system AbiEi family antitoxin, whose translation is MNTTEVLRRLSELGDVFTKKEAQEKLGITTRQLNYYLNMLLREGFLRRIAKGIYTLSLEPGRASSPHEFLLGQLLVPNGAVAYWSALNYYGLTEQIPRTVFIQTPVKRGYQKLIVLDGKRFKVVVVSPEKFFGIGTIRLGRREVRITDPEKTIVDCLDKPKYCGGIIEVVKALKNARLDYEKLLEYAERMKSKAILKRLGFLSEKLGLGIEKEIRLSENDKKSFALLDPSMPQEGRFNYRWGLRINVPEDYWEEVE